The following are encoded together in the Poseidonibacter lekithochrous genome:
- a CDS encoding response regulator, with product MSLANILIIEDETILSLHIEKVLKKLKVNIVGVARNSKDALALSEKNKIDIIISDINIDGDLDGIETSKIIQYQHGSQIIFLTGFQDEETTTRASEVEFIGYLLKPFREDQLIVLINIIIQKYHFNNDDKLIKINEYHDYNKSKGLLYLNEKELYLSRVENTLFRTLFASINMPVSYGDFDFEESRRKTITSSLNTKLKGLVVRDLKEDDSLLLTFK from the coding sequence ATGTCACTTGCGAATATCTTAATTATTGAAGATGAAACTATTTTGTCTTTACATATTGAAAAAGTTTTAAAAAAATTAAAAGTAAATATTGTTGGGGTTGCTAGAAATTCAAAAGATGCTTTAGCATTATCCGAGAAAAATAAAATTGATATAATTATTTCAGATATTAATATTGACGGGGATTTAGATGGAATTGAAACATCTAAAATAATTCAATATCAACATGGTAGTCAAATAATCTTTCTTACTGGTTTCCAAGATGAGGAGACTACAACAAGAGCTTCTGAAGTAGAATTCATAGGGTATTTACTTAAACCTTTTAGAGAAGATCAATTAATTGTTTTAATTAATATAATCATTCAAAAGTATCACTTTAATAATGATGATAAACTTATTAAAATTAATGAGTATCATGATTACAATAAAAGCAAAGGGCTTTTATATCTAAATGAAAAAGAGTTGTATTTATCAAGAGTTGAAAATACTTTGTTTAGAACATTATTTGCGTCAATAAATATGCCAGTGTCTTATGGTGATTTTGATTTTGAAGAGAGTAGAAGAAAAACTATAACTTCTAGTTTAAATACAAAACTAAAAGGTTTAGTTGTTCGAGATTTAAAAGAAGATGATTCACTTCTTCTAACATTTAAATAG
- a CDS encoding metallophosphoesterase family protein codes for MNDTLENTYVISDIHGCYFSLLDLIKKLPSDAKLIFVGDLCDRGLYSKEVIEYVKSNNHTCILGNHDFYMIEHLKECLNGAKVRWNIKEYMGGRETIANYKGDNLIIEEHISWLKTLPQYIQIEKYFITHAFCMPYYKRRDDKEKSHAMMVNRVSDEEEWLWDWEENWKDYDLLNIYGHENSDEIVKSENYLCIDTGCVYGNKLTALNLGNLKVTQVVLNKKDITI; via the coding sequence ATGAATGACACATTAGAAAACACCTATGTAATTAGTGATATTCATGGGTGTTACTTCTCACTTCTTGACTTAATCAAAAAACTTCCCTCAGATGCTAAACTTATTTTTGTAGGTGATTTATGTGATAGAGGTTTATACTCAAAAGAAGTTATAGAGTACGTAAAATCAAACAATCATACTTGTATCTTAGGTAATCATGACTTTTATATGATTGAACATCTAAAAGAGTGTCTAAATGGCGCAAAAGTTAGATGGAATATAAAAGAGTATATGGGTGGAAGAGAAACTATAGCAAACTATAAAGGTGATAATTTAATCATTGAAGAGCATATCTCTTGGTTAAAAACTTTACCTCAATATATTCAAATAGAAAAATACTTTATTACACATGCTTTTTGTATGCCTTATTACAAAAGAAGAGATGATAAAGAAAAATCCCATGCAATGATGGTAAATAGAGTTAGTGATGAAGAAGAATGGCTATGGGATTGGGAAGAGAATTGGAAAGATTATGATTTATTAAATATCTATGGTCATGAAAATAGCGATGAAATAGTAAAATCGGAAAACTATTTATGTATTGATACAGGTTGTGTTTATGGGAATAAATTAACAGCTTTAAACTTAGGTAATTTAAAAGTTACACAAGTTGTTTTAAATAAAAAAGATATAACTATTTAA
- a CDS encoding response regulator, which translates to MQNKDLNILQQFNILYLEDDVNLLKHTQDVLEDFVNNIYAVKTSKEALDILINKKVDIIISDILLENENGIDFLKHIKEKNINLPTILTTAHTDTKYLLEAIKLKVENYIVKPINIKELLNTLHDVLLPIVQQKEIQRNINVIKTISAITDSKQVDIIKFIINNLNNENQFTASYSDIMEEISISKPTLIKLFKELAEKNILVKVQHKTYRFNEAALDNL; encoded by the coding sequence ATGCAAAATAAAGATTTGAATATCTTACAACAATTTAATATCTTATATTTAGAAGATGATGTAAATTTATTAAAACATACGCAAGATGTATTAGAAGATTTTGTAAATAATATTTATGCTGTTAAAACTTCTAAAGAAGCACTAGATATATTAATAAATAAAAAAGTTGATATTATCATTTCAGATATATTATTAGAAAATGAAAATGGTATTGACTTTCTAAAACATATTAAAGAGAAGAATATTAACCTTCCTACTATTCTTACAACTGCACATACTGATACAAAATATTTACTTGAAGCTATTAAACTAAAGGTTGAAAACTACATAGTAAAACCTATTAATATCAAAGAGTTATTGAATACACTTCATGATGTATTACTTCCAATAGTACAACAAAAAGAGATTCAAAGAAATATTAATGTAATCAAAACTATTTCAGCTATTACAGATAGTAAACAAGTAGATATTATCAAGTTTATAATCAATAACCTAAATAATGAAAACCAATTTACAGCTTCGTATAGTGATATTATGGAAGAAATTTCTATATCAAAACCAACACTTATCAAGTTATTTAAAGAACTTGCAGAAAAAAATATTCTTGTTAAAGTACAACATAAAACTTATAGGTTTAATGAAGCAGCTTTAGATAATTTATAA
- a CDS encoding sensor histidine kinase: MKEKIKSVISYFDNLSFKYKTSFLVFIITGGMLCIVVLSQISTFTIKQDFDVLFDKRTKSLIKLEHIKDTYNVNIQDTLTDVHNNEINMNQAVEVLLLAQQLINKNWNSYKKEILFDESTFYISAFIKKFLITQENYFENDILKKSIINNIDKKLYKIKEELNHVIKQKKQNDFSTLNLEINAISIYITSLINYDLSLAINEKRNTQKVFNTIMIFSIISIVLVFLFSIVLSVFIINNFRKLHNSLEQKVEEKTKELTELNAYLEVKISKEVSMNRKKDIIMFQQARLASLGEMLNNIAHQWRQPLGSITMIIQSFQTKMLHGKLTEKFVDEKVHDALLLANNMSMTLDDFKNFFSPDKSKSEFNIKECIDHSVELSKYLLEKENITVKLEIKDNVPLNTYYNELSHVFLNIISNSKDALCSTSNKDDRIIKIIVNKYKDKAVVNLIDNGGGIQEDIVPKIFEPYYTTKYKSAGTGIGLYMSKQIVEKHMNGSISYKNIVHKIKEDDINYNCSLFTIKIPTSNKKVIDAK, encoded by the coding sequence ATGAAAGAAAAAATAAAAAGTGTCATTTCATATTTTGATAATTTAAGTTTTAAATATAAAACATCTTTCCTTGTATTTATTATCACAGGTGGAATGTTGTGTATTGTTGTATTATCTCAAATCTCAACATTTACAATCAAACAGGATTTTGATGTACTGTTTGATAAAAGAACAAAAAGTCTAATAAAACTTGAACATATAAAAGATACATATAATGTAAATATTCAAGATACATTAACAGATGTGCATAACAATGAAATCAATATGAATCAAGCTGTGGAAGTTTTATTATTAGCACAACAACTAATAAATAAAAACTGGAACTCTTATAAGAAAGAGATTTTATTTGATGAGTCTACTTTTTATATTAGTGCTTTTATAAAAAAGTTTTTGATTACTCAAGAGAATTATTTTGAAAATGATATTCTTAAAAAAAGTATCATTAATAATATTGATAAAAAACTTTATAAAATTAAAGAAGAACTAAACCATGTAATAAAACAGAAAAAACAAAATGATTTCTCTACTTTAAATCTAGAAATTAATGCAATTTCTATTTATATTACTAGTTTGATTAATTATGATTTATCACTAGCTATTAATGAAAAAAGAAATACCCAAAAAGTATTTAATACTATAATGATTTTTTCAATTATCTCTATTGTTTTAGTGTTTTTATTCTCAATTGTTTTATCTGTATTTATTATAAATAACTTTAGAAAACTACATAATTCATTAGAACAAAAGGTAGAAGAAAAAACAAAAGAGCTCACAGAGCTAAATGCTTATCTTGAAGTGAAAATTTCAAAAGAAGTATCAATGAATAGAAAAAAAGACATTATCATGTTTCAACAAGCAAGACTTGCAAGTCTTGGAGAGATGCTTAATAATATTGCCCATCAGTGGAGACAACCCTTGGGTTCTATTACTATGATTATTCAAAGTTTCCAGACAAAGATGTTACATGGAAAACTTACAGAAAAGTTTGTAGATGAGAAAGTACATGATGCCCTACTTCTTGCAAATAATATGTCTATGACTTTAGATGATTTTAAAAACTTCTTTAGCCCGGATAAATCAAAAAGTGAATTTAATATTAAAGAGTGTATTGATCACTCAGTTGAGTTATCAAAATACTTACTTGAAAAAGAAAATATTACTGTAAAACTAGAAATCAAAGATAATGTACCTTTAAATACCTATTATAATGAGTTATCTCATGTATTTTTAAATATTATTTCTAATTCAAAAGATGCTTTATGTAGTACTTCTAATAAAGATGATAGAATTATCAAAATAATTGTAAATAAATATAAAGATAAAGCTGTTGTTAACTTGATTGATAATGGTGGTGGAATACAAGAAGATATTGTTCCTAAGATATTTGAACCTTATTATACTACTAAGTATAAAAGTGCAGGTACTGGTATTGGTCTTTATATGTCTAAACAGATTGTAGAAAAACATATGAATGGTTCTATTTCTTATAAGAATATTGTACATAAGATTAAAGAAGATGATATAAACTATAATTGTTCACTATTTACAATAAAGATCCCAACTTCAAACAAAAAGGTTATTGATGCAAAATAA